A genomic region of Fundulus heteroclitus isolate FHET01 chromosome 24, MU-UCD_Fhet_4.1, whole genome shotgun sequence contains the following coding sequences:
- the LOC118556244 gene encoding chromosome alignment-maintaining phosphoprotein 1-like produces MSVFVQTRGEAGGGVAAHLRCPQCGHLSKSHAQQLCHLAASHPACLDGVAVGRLGNILMYQAGGRLFHCSDCFYTSRDFNKLYKHIIARHCLLCKEEEEGDGDAGKKEESGGGEEKEEDGEKKDVEENQNMEGLKRKREGADEEEEAPQNKQRAPGEEEEKEGEAVAPDRKTSSEGDGGAQQGGAEEEEEEEEKNCVLTYDGALFHCKICGWSHKQRSVSVSHIVRKHEIPKSCASHALAKSREAQGAEEEEAPGLSEELMREEVNVTGKLVGFVSHRYVCLICDWRSKLKGFVLTHIERRHEVARPYRCKECSQSFIVPSRLQQHVRTAHRPGRYACPFCWFRSEFLGGFRRHCSRCNAREEEGGVPGVAATAAAAAGGAGGGGVSWEEADRKETRGMRRRRSLETRGKEEEELDDEEDD; encoded by the exons ATGTCCGTCTTCGTCCAGACCCGGGGCGAAGCGGGCGGCGGGGTGGCCGCCCACCTCCGGTGCCCCCAATGCGGCCACCTGTCCAAGAGCCACGCCCAGCAGCTGTGCCACCTGGCGGCGTCGCACCCCGCCTGCCTGGACGGCGTGGCCGTGGGTCGCCTGGGCAACATCCTGATGTACCAGGCCGGCGGGCGGCTCTTCCACTGCTCCGACTGCTTCTACACCAGCCGGGACTTCAACAAACTCTACAAGCACATCATAGCCCGCCACTGCCTGCTgtgcaaggaggaggaggagggagacgGGGATGCCGGTAAGAAGGAGGAGAGCGGCGGAGGGGAAGAGAaggaagaagatggagagaAGAAAGATGTGGAAGAAAACCAGAACATGGAGGGTCTGAAAAGGAAGAGGGAGGGAGCGGACGAAGAGGAAGAAGCGCCCCAAAACAAGCAGAGGGCTCcgggtgaggaggaggagaaggagggagaGGCGGTTGCTCCGGACAGGAAGACGAGCAGCGAGGGTGACGGGGGGGCGCAGCAGGGCGGggcggaggaggaagaggaggaggaggagaagaactGCGTGCTGACGTACGACGGCGCCCTCTTCCACTGCAAGATCTGCGGCTGGAGCCACAAGCAGAGGTCCGTCTCCGTCAGCCACATCGTGCGCAAGCACGAGATCCCCAAGAGCTGCGCCTCCCACGCGCTCGCCAAGAGCCGGGAGGCGCAGGgggccgaggaggaggaggcgccGGGGCTGAGCGAGGAGCTGATGAGGGAGGAGGTGAACGTGACGGGGAAGCTGGTGGGCTTCGTCTCCCACCGTTACGTGTGCCTGATCTGCGACTGGAGGAGCAAACTCAAAG GGTTCGTCCTGACCCACATCGAGCGGCGCCACGAGGTGGCGCGCCCCTACCGCTGCAAGGAGTGCTCCCAGAGCTTCATCGTGCCCAGCCGCCTGCAGCAGCACGTCCGCACCGCCCACCGGCCCGGCCGCTACGCCTGCCCCTTCTGCTGGTTCCGCTCCGAGTTCCTGGGAGGCTTCAGGAGGCACTGCAGCCGCTGCAACGCccgggaggaggagggaggcgTGCCGGGGGTGGcggcaacagcagcagcagcagcaggaggagcaggaggaggaggggtcaGCTGGGAGGAGGCGGACAGGAAGGAGACGAGAGGGATGAGGAGGCGGCGGAGCTTAGAGACGAgggggaaggaggaggaggagctggacgATGAGGAGGACGATTAA
- the LOC118556243 gene encoding F-box only protein 3-like: MAAASELQLDLLPSDPLLHVLSYLSFRDLLRCSYVSKRLNELSKHNPLWKRHCCKHWLLTDADRSQRGLSWYGLFRHYYSDLGRYIQHYAALKKAWEQLKGFLQQRCPRMIVSLKDGATEQELDDVEAQIGCKLSDDYRCSFRIHNGQKLVIPGLMGSMSLSNHYRSEVLLDVETAAGGFQHRKGMRRSLPLTFCFHTGLSQYVALEDAEGRKTGESFYPCPDQTAQDPSAIDMFITGSSYLDWFTSYVANVVTGEYPIIKDQIFRYTHEKGCVATTGDITVSVSTSFLPELSSVHPPHFFFTYRIRIEMSRGASPKAACQLDSRYWKITTSDGNVEEVQGPGVVGEFPVMTPGKVHEYASCTTFSTPSEFMEGHYTFHRLANKEEVFQVAIPRFHMVCPPYREPESRTKASTSDSPPFDNDGQDDDGGDDRDRGRFGGLRGINTSALDGLRCPKFT; encoded by the exons ATGGCAGCCGCCTCGGAGCTCCAGCTGGACCTGCTGCCCTCAGACCCGCTGCTCCACGTCCTGTCCTACCTGAGCTTCAGAGACCTGCTCCG CTGCAGCTATGTGAGCAAGAGGCTGAACGAGCTGAGCAAACACAACCCACTGTGGAAGCGACACTGCTGCAAACACTGGCTGCTGACAGA CGCCGACCGGTCGCAGCGGGGCCTGTCCTGGTACGGCCTCTTCAGACACTACTACTCTGACCTGGGTCGCTACATCCAGCACTACGCGGCGCTGAAGAAGGCCTGGGAGCAGCTGAAGGGCTTCCTGCAGCAGAGATGTCCTCGGATGATCGTTTCGCTCAAAG ATGGCGCCACCGAGCAGGAGCTGGACGACGTGGAGGCTCAGATCGGGTGCAAACTTTCGGACGATTACCGCTGCTCCTTCCGCATCCACAACGGCCAGAAGCTGGTCATCCCAGG GCTGATGGGCAGCATGTCTCTCTCCAACCACTACCGCTCTGAAGTGCTGCTGGACGTGGAGACGGCGGCGGGGGGCTTCCAGCACAGGAAGGGAATGAGGCGCTCGCTGCCGCTCACCTTCTGCTTCCATACCGGGCTCAGCCAGTATGTGGCGCTGGAGGACGCCGAGGGACGCAAGACGGGGGAGAGCTTCTACCCGTGTCCT GATCAAACGGCCCAGGACCCGTCGGCCATCGACATGTTCATCACAG GCTCCAGCTACTTGGACTGGTTCACATCCTACGTCGCCAACGTCGTCACAGGAGAATACCCAATCATCAAGGACCAGATCTTCAG GTACACGCACGAGAAGGGCTGCGTGGCGACCACCGGCGACATCACCGTCTCCGTCTCCACCTCCTTCCTGCCGGAGCTGTCGTCGGTCCACCCGCCGCACTTCTTCTTCACCTACCGCATCAG GATAGAAATGTCCAGGGGCGCCTCTCCCAAAGCCGCGTGCCAGCTGGACAGCCGCTACTGGAAGATCACCACCTCCGACGGGAACGTGGAGGAAGTGCAGGGTCCGGGCGTGGTCG GAGAGTTTCCGGTCATGACGCCCGGGAAGGTGCACGAGTACGCCAGCTGCACCACCTTCTCCACGCCGTCCGAGTTCATGGAGGGCCACTACACCTTCCACAGACTAG CCAACAAGGAGGAGGTGTTCCAGGTGGCCATCCCTCGCTTCCACATGGTCTGTCCTCCGTACCGAGAGCCGGAGTCTCGAACC AAAGCGTCGACCAGCGACTCGCCTCCCTTCGACAACGATGGCCAAGACGACGACGGCGGTGACGATCGCGACCGAGGAAGGTTCGGCGGCCTGAGGGGCATCAACACCTCGGCGCTGGACGGCCTGCGGTGCCCCAAGTTCACCTGA